The Myxococcus fulvus region ACCTTGTCGAGGCTGAACCGCTCCTCGGTGGCGTTGCCGGTGTGGAAGTAATCCACCCGGAGGGTGCGAGGGGCCGCGGCGGAAGCGCTCGTGACCAGCAGCAGGAGGGCAAGTAGGGCTCGCGTCATGCGCGGCACTCTACGCCGCGGATGCGAGACTGGCGCGCCAGGTGCGCGAAAGCGCGGCCTTCCTGACGCACGGAGGCACGGAGGCACGGCAGGACCACTCCAAGCGGGAGTGAGCCGCCGCCAGGTCATGAAGGCGCGAAAGTCAGAAGGTTCCGGAGAGGCTCGCGGAGAAGCCGTCACCGTCCGTGGCGACTCCCACGGAGACAGGCGGAGGAACCTCGGCCGAGGGCGAGAGCAGGAAGAGCACTGCGCCCGTTGCGGCCGCGGCGCCACCTCCGACGAGCAGTCCCGTGAGGAGGTTGTTCTTCTGCACGAGTGAATCACGCAGGCGCAGAGACTCCTGGTCCGTGGAACGGATGCGACCGTTCTCGAGCCGCTTCTCCAAGTCGTTCACGTCCTTCTGTGCCAGCAGCCGCACCACGCCCGCGCCACCCAGCGCCGCCACGCCCGTGCCGAGCAGGACATAGGACGCCACCCGCAGGCCGGGAGTGGACTGGGAAGCCGTGCCCGTGACGCCCTCCGTCAGGCGGTCCGGCGCGCTGACATCCAGTCCGCTTGCCGGTGGAGTTCCGTTCTTGTCCGTGGTGCTGGGCTGTTCCCAGGGGGCGCGGCCATTGGAGTTCATCACCACGAGGTTGGAAGGGGATCGTCCCGTCGTCACGAAGTCGACGAGCGCGGAGAGGGCTTCCGCGGGAGCGTCGAGTCCCTGGGTCTTGAAGCCGCCTTCACGCAGCTTCTGTCCACCCTCGACATTGAGCACGGTAGCCGCGAACCACTTGGGGCCGCTGCTCGGGCGCTCCAGGCGCACGACGATGACCTCCTCGACGCCGAGCGTGCCTCCCAGTCGGACCGCGTGGCTCAGGGTCCGCTCGTCACTGCCGTCGGTCGTGGTGAGACAGGGAAACGGCGTGGCGATGATGGAACCCTCGTAGGCGAGGTCGACGAGCAGCGGTGTGTCCGCGCCTTGCGCCTGGATCTGCCGGGGGAAGCTGATGGCGTCGCCCTTCACCACGGTCAGGTCATAAGTGCCTGCAGGCACGTCGAGCGTCATCGGTGACTGGCCCACCTTGAGACCATCCAGATAGACATCCGAAGTGGGAAGCGTGGACCGAATCGAGAGCTTCACCTTGCGAGTCTGGTTCATCTCCCGCCGCAGCTTCTCGAAGCCCTGCCTCACCGAGGGCGCGAAGTAGTCGGGGTCGAGCGCGTACGTGGGTTGAAGCCGGAGCACGTTGCGGAACGCGGTGTCGCTCTCCTTCTGTCGCGACATGGCCCGGTAGTTGATTCCGTGCAGGAGCTGGGCGCTCACGAAGAGCTTCCGGCGCGCCTCGCCGACAGGGAGTCGGTTGATCTGCTGGAGCGCTTCGTCGACGAGCTGTGCGGCCTTGGCGTTGCGGTTCTCGTAGAAGTGGTCCTGCGCCGTGTCGAGCTGACGCTGGAGGTCCTCGTAGCTCTTGCTGGGCTGAGGGAAGAGCCGCTCGCTGAAGCCCTCCGCGCTCAAGACGTCCTGCTCGGGG contains the following coding sequences:
- a CDS encoding PEGA domain-containing protein; amino-acid sequence: MVVASGDCKDAELGSQANAFLGALVSRPEQDVLSAEGFSERLFPQPSKSYEDLQRQLDTAQDHFYENRNAKAAQLVDEALQQINRLPVGEARRKLFVSAQLLHGINYRAMSRQKESDTAFRNVLRLQPTYALDPDYFAPSVRQGFEKLRREMNQTRKVKLSIRSTLPTSDVYLDGLKVGQSPMTLDVPAGTYDLTVVKGDAISFPRQIQAQGADTPLLVDLAYEGSIIATPFPCLTTTDGSDERTLSHAVRLGGTLGVEEVIVVRLERPSSGPKWFAATVLNVEGGQKLREGGFKTQGLDAPAEALSALVDFVTTGRSPSNLVVMNSNGRAPWEQPSTTDKNGTPPASGLDVSAPDRLTEGVTGTASQSTPGLRVASYVLLGTGVAALGGAGVVRLLAQKDVNDLEKRLENGRIRSTDQESLRLRDSLVQKNNLLTGLLVGGGAAAATGAVLFLLSPSAEVPPPVSVGVATDGDGFSASLSGTF